One segment of Coffea arabica cultivar ET-39 chromosome 7c, Coffea Arabica ET-39 HiFi, whole genome shotgun sequence DNA contains the following:
- the LOC113720571 gene encoding zinc finger BED domain-containing protein RICESLEEPER 2-like has translation MVAQQTKLNFQPADEIFLTLSALHTGKFDMEAMREAATNWVLMHEHPFTILEEEGFNIMKRQGMPKWQKISRGIAKNDCATVYEVEKKKLKHDDFSISKKLLCGGKLFHVRCCAHILNLVVQDGLSKIVDITNNIRESVEFVNRSKGRALLFAEIAQQFRIPGKKLLYDCQTRWNATFEMLNCAIKFRDVFPRFQDREPHYDFCPSPDDWDKVEKVCSILEKFWTATHIMFWTDYATSNLFLQEMARIKKVLDAEVNNEDDFIRAMVTKMKSKFDKYWGDCNLLMAIAAILDPRQKMRVVEFAYPQMYPPFKAQEHISNVQKVLFVLYEEYVALMASIEGRAMEDYSLEGRRKNAPASSSWDDFDIYCDEVETNEPLKLELADYLDKPRQKTGVDLKAFDCLEWWKINRISYPVLSQMTCDILAIPVSIVASEATFSGRTRVIDPYRASLHSDTVQVLLCAGDWCRNLHGVKKEMKQVKIIKEVELPKV, from the exons ATGGTAGCACAGCAAACAAAACTGAATTTTCAGCCAGCTGATGAGATATTTTTGACTTTATCGGCATTACATACTGGCAAGTTTGATATGGAGGCAATGAGGGAGGCTGCTACAAATTGGGTGTTAATGCATGAGCATCCATTCACTATCTTGGAAGAAGAAGGTTTTAACATCATGAAGAGACAGGGAATGCCAAAGTGGCAAAAGATCTCTCGGGGAATAGCAAAAAATGATTGCGCGACAGTCTATGAAGTTGAAAAGAAGAAGTTGAAGCAT GATGACTTCTCCATATCAAAAAAACTGCTATGTGGAGGCAAACTTTTTCATGTTCGATGTTGTGCACACATCTTGAATCTTGTGGTTCAAGATGGCCTTTCCAAGATAGTGGACATCACCAACAATATTAGGGAAAGTGTGGAATTTGTCAATCGCTCCAAGGGAAGAGCTTTGCTATTTGCTGAGATTGCCCAACAGTTCCGAATACCAGGGAAAAAATTGCTTTATGATTGTCAGACTAGATGGAATGCCACTTTTGAGATGCTGAATTGTGCCATCAAATTTAGAGATGTTTTTCCCCGCTTTCAAGATAGAGAGCCACATTATGATTTTTGCCCATCTCCTGATGATTGGGATAAAGTAGAAAAAGTTTGCTCTATCTTGGAGAAATTTTGGACAGCCACACATATTATGTTTTGGACTGATTATGCTACAAGCAACTTGTTCCTTCAAGAGATGGCAAGAATTAAGAAAGTTTTAGATGCTGAAGTCAATAATGAAGACGACTTCATCCGGGCCATGGTAACAAAGATGAAATCCAAGTTTGATAAATATTGGGGCGACTGTAATTTGCTAATGGCAATTGCTGCCATTTTAGATCCGAGACAGAAAATGCGAGTTGTAGAGTTCGCATACCCTCAAATGTATCCTCCTTTCAAAGCTCAAGAGCATATTTCAAATGTTCAAAAAGTCCTATTTGTTCTTTATGAGGAATATGTTGCTTTAATGGCCAGTATAGAAGGAAGAGCAATGGAAGATTATTCTTTAGAAGGCCGGCGAAAAAATGCACCAGCTTCTTCTTCTTGGGATGATTTCGATATCTATTGTGATGAAGTTGAGACTAATGAACCCCTTAAGTTGGAATTGGCTGATTATTTAGATAAGCCTCGCCAAAAGACTGGAGTAGAcctgaaagcatttgattgcttggAATGGTGGAAAATAAACCGAATTTCCTATCCAGTGTTATCTCAAATGACTTGTGATATCTTGGCCATTCCAGTAAGTATAGTGGCATCTGAGGCCACGTTTAGTGGCAGGACTCGAGTAATAGACCCCTATCGAGCTTCACTTCACTCAGATACTGTTCAAGTGTTGCTGTGTGCCGGAGATTGGTGTAGAAATCTCCATGGAGTCAAAAAGGAAATGAAG CAAGTTAAGATAATTAAAGAAGTTGAGTTGCCAAAAGTATGA